A single window of Nocardia sp. NBC_01327 DNA harbors:
- the ileS gene encoding isoleucine--tRNA ligase has protein sequence MSGENPTPNAYPRADLGASSGQVSFPELEQRVLDYWAADDTFRASIENRSDAEEFVFYDGPPFANGLPHYGHLLTGYVKDLIPRFQTMRGKKVERRFGWDTHGLPAEIEAEKQLGITDKSQIDAMGLAEFNAACKTSVLRYTNEWRSYVTRQARWVDFDNDYKTLDLDFMESVMWAFKSLHDKGLIYQGFRVLPYSWYEQTPLSNQEARLDDSYRMRQDPAVTVDMLLSVPAEHPLHVLDGANALIWTTTPWTLPSNLAIAVHPDVTYVHLRAQDGKRYLLAAERVSHYTREFGEEPEVLSEHSGAALADLHYHPPFDFFAGHPNAHRVLNADYVTTDSGTGIVHLAPAFGEEDMDVATANGIQIVQPLDAGGKFTSMVPPYQGLMVFDANPVIIKDLKAAGKLLRHETIEHSYPHSWRSGQPLIYMAVPSWFVAVTKFRDRMLELNKEISWTPEHLRDGQFGKWLENARDWNISRNRYWGAPIPVWMSDDPEYPRVDVYGSLDALERDFGARPADLHRPNIDELVRPNPDDPTGKSMMRRVPEVLDCWFESGSMPYAQVHYPFENKEWFEGTAAAAAHSPGDFVVEYNGQTKGWFYNLHVLSTALFDRPAVKSVVAHGIVLGDDGLKMSKSKGNYPDVNEVFDRDGADAMRWFLMASPILRGGNLIVTERGIREGVSHALRPLWNAWTFLQLYASTPGVWRTDSANVLDRYILAKLAHTRDVMTDAFEVYDISTAAEEFRSFADALTNWYVRRSRSRFWEEDRDAIDTLHTVLEVATRLAAPLLPLLTEVIWRGLTGERSVHLTDWPSASDLPADPELVSAMDEVRTVCSTVLGQRKAQNLRVRLPLSELTVAAEDAERLRPFAELIADEVNVKKVDLTTDVAAHGRFELVVNARAAGPRIGKQVQAVIKAVKAGEWSEAADGTVTAAGITLLPEEYTQRLVAAEPESTAALPGNAGLVVLNSVVTEELEAEGWARDLIRDLQETRKSNGLDVSDRITVVLDVPADRQEWAQTHRELIAGEILATTLTFGDAGADAAEIVGGVKVSVTKA, from the coding sequence ATGTCCGGCGAGAATCCCACACCCAACGCCTACCCCCGCGCCGACCTGGGCGCTTCCTCGGGTCAGGTGTCCTTCCCCGAGCTCGAGCAGCGCGTGCTGGACTACTGGGCCGCCGATGACACCTTCCGGGCCAGCATCGAGAATCGTTCCGATGCAGAGGAATTCGTCTTCTACGACGGTCCGCCCTTCGCCAATGGGTTGCCGCATTACGGTCATCTGCTGACCGGATATGTCAAGGATTTGATCCCGCGCTTTCAGACCATGCGCGGGAAGAAGGTCGAACGGCGTTTCGGCTGGGACACTCATGGTTTGCCCGCGGAAATCGAAGCGGAGAAGCAGCTCGGTATCACGGACAAATCACAGATCGATGCCATGGGTCTCGCGGAATTCAATGCCGCGTGCAAAACTTCGGTTCTTCGCTACACGAACGAGTGGCGCTCCTATGTGACGCGTCAGGCACGTTGGGTCGACTTCGACAACGACTACAAAACCCTCGACCTCGACTTCATGGAATCGGTCATGTGGGCGTTCAAGTCCTTGCACGACAAGGGTTTGATCTATCAGGGCTTCCGGGTGCTGCCCTACAGCTGGTACGAGCAGACGCCGCTGTCGAATCAGGAGGCGCGCCTCGATGATTCGTATCGCATGCGCCAGGACCCGGCGGTCACCGTCGACATGCTGCTGTCGGTGCCCGCGGAGCACCCGCTGCACGTGCTGGACGGCGCGAACGCGCTGATCTGGACCACCACGCCGTGGACGCTGCCGTCCAACCTCGCCATCGCCGTGCATCCGGACGTCACCTACGTGCACCTGCGCGCGCAGGACGGGAAGCGGTACCTGCTTGCCGCCGAACGGGTCTCGCACTACACCCGCGAATTCGGCGAGGAGCCCGAGGTGCTGTCCGAGCACTCCGGCGCGGCGCTGGCGGATCTGCACTACCACCCGCCGTTCGACTTCTTCGCCGGTCATCCGAACGCGCACCGCGTGCTCAATGCCGACTACGTCACCACCGACTCCGGCACCGGCATCGTGCATCTCGCGCCGGCCTTCGGTGAGGAGGATATGGATGTCGCCACCGCCAACGGCATCCAGATCGTGCAGCCCCTCGATGCGGGCGGCAAGTTCACCTCCATGGTGCCGCCGTACCAGGGCCTCATGGTCTTCGACGCCAACCCGGTCATCATCAAGGACCTCAAGGCCGCCGGAAAGCTGTTGCGGCACGAGACCATCGAGCACTCCTACCCGCACAGCTGGCGCTCCGGTCAGCCGCTGATCTATATGGCGGTGCCGTCCTGGTTCGTGGCGGTCACCAAGTTCCGCGACCGCATGCTCGAGCTCAACAAGGAGATCAGCTGGACTCCCGAGCACCTGCGCGACGGCCAGTTCGGCAAGTGGCTGGAGAACGCGCGCGACTGGAACATCAGCCGTAATCGCTACTGGGGCGCGCCGATCCCGGTGTGGATGTCGGACGATCCGGAGTACCCGCGCGTCGATGTGTACGGTTCGCTGGATGCGCTCGAGCGCGACTTCGGTGCGCGCCCGGCCGATCTGCACCGGCCGAACATCGATGAGCTGGTCCGCCCGAATCCCGATGACCCGACCGGGAAGTCGATGATGCGGCGGGTGCCCGAGGTGCTCGACTGCTGGTTCGAATCCGGTTCCATGCCGTACGCGCAGGTGCACTACCCGTTCGAGAACAAGGAGTGGTTCGAGGGCACCGCCGCGGCAGCCGCGCACAGCCCCGGCGATTTCGTCGTCGAGTACAACGGTCAGACCAAGGGCTGGTTCTACAACCTGCACGTGCTCTCGACCGCGCTCTTCGATCGCCCGGCGGTCAAATCGGTAGTGGCGCACGGCATCGTGCTCGGCGACGACGGCCTGAAGATGTCCAAGTCCAAGGGCAACTATCCGGACGTCAACGAGGTCTTCGACCGCGACGGCGCCGATGCCATGCGCTGGTTCCTGATGGCCTCGCCGATCCTGCGCGGCGGCAATCTCATCGTCACCGAGCGGGGTATCCGCGAGGGTGTCAGCCATGCGCTGCGGCCGCTGTGGAACGCGTGGACCTTCCTGCAGCTGTACGCCTCGACTCCCGGTGTGTGGCGCACGGATTCGGCGAATGTGCTCGATCGCTACATCCTGGCCAAGCTGGCGCACACCCGCGATGTCATGACCGATGCGTTCGAGGTCTACGACATCTCGACCGCGGCAGAGGAATTCCGCTCCTTCGCCGATGCGCTGACGAATTGGTATGTGCGCCGGTCGCGTTCGCGCTTCTGGGAGGAGGACCGCGACGCCATCGACACCCTGCACACCGTGCTGGAGGTCGCCACGCGTCTGGCCGCTCCGCTGCTGCCGCTGCTCACCGAGGTCATCTGGCGTGGCCTCACCGGTGAGCGTTCGGTGCACCTGACCGATTGGCCGAGTGCGAGCGATCTGCCCGCCGATCCCGAGCTGGTCTCGGCCATGGACGAGGTGCGTACGGTCTGCTCGACGGTGCTCGGCCAGCGCAAGGCGCAGAATCTGCGTGTGCGCCTGCCGCTTTCGGAGCTGACGGTCGCCGCCGAGGACGCCGAACGCCTGCGCCCCTTCGCCGAGCTGATCGCCGATGAGGTGAACGTCAAGAAGGTCGACCTCACCACCGATGTGGCCGCGCACGGCCGCTTCGAACTCGTGGTGAACGCCCGTGCCGCCGGTCCGCGCATCGGCAAGCAGGTGCAGGCGGTCATCAAGGCGGTCAAGGCGGGGGAGTGGAGCGAGGCCGCCGACGGCACCGTCACCGCCGCCGGCATCACGCTGCTGCCGGAGGAGTACACCCAGCGCCTGGTCGCCGCCGAACCCGAATCCACCGCCGCCCTGCCCGGCAATGCCGGTCTGGTGGTGCTCAATTCGGTGGTCACCGAGGAGCTGGAGGCCGAGGGCTGGGCCCGCGACCTCATCCGCGATCTGCAGGAGACCCGCAAGTCCAATGGCCTGGATGTCTCCGACCGCATCACCGTGGTCCTCGACGTTCCGGCCGACCGTCAGGAGTGGGCGCAGACCCACCGCGAGCTGATCGCCGGTGAAATCCTCGCCACCACCCTGACTTTCGGGGATGCGGGCGCGGACGCCGCCGAAATCGTCGGCGGCGTCAAGGTTTCCGTGACCAAGGCCTGA
- the wag31 gene encoding DivIVA-like cell division protein Wag31, whose product MPLTPADVHNVAFSKPPIGKRGYNEDEVDAFLDLIEQELSRLIEENADLRQRVAELDAELADAKKNRGPVNAVKAPVVPEPVKAAPPPPAPMPVAAPVAPPVAPSADANLQAAKVLSLAQEMADRLTSDAKTEAEQLLANARANSERLVGDARTRSEAMVADARQKAEAMLSDAQTRSDSQLRQAKEKADALQADAERKHTEIMATITQQRSVLESRIEQLKTFEREYRVRLKSYLESQLEELENRGSAVPVDGGEFSDNASGNGALLKGGK is encoded by the coding sequence ATGCCGCTGACCCCTGCCGATGTGCACAACGTCGCGTTCAGCAAACCACCGATCGGGAAGCGCGGCTACAACGAGGATGAAGTTGATGCCTTCCTCGACCTGATCGAGCAGGAGCTCTCACGCCTCATCGAGGAGAACGCGGACCTTCGCCAGCGTGTTGCTGAGTTGGACGCGGAATTGGCTGACGCCAAGAAGAATCGCGGTCCGGTCAATGCCGTGAAGGCGCCGGTCGTGCCCGAGCCGGTCAAGGCCGCTCCGCCGCCGCCCGCCCCCATGCCGGTCGCCGCGCCGGTAGCCCCGCCGGTCGCGCCCAGTGCGGACGCGAATCTGCAGGCAGCCAAGGTGCTCTCGCTCGCACAGGAGATGGCCGATCGCCTCACCTCGGACGCGAAGACCGAGGCAGAGCAGCTGCTCGCCAATGCCAGAGCGAATTCGGAGCGACTGGTCGGCGATGCCCGCACCCGTTCCGAGGCCATGGTCGCCGACGCCCGTCAGAAGGCTGAAGCCATGCTCTCGGACGCGCAGACCCGTTCGGACAGCCAGCTGCGCCAGGCCAAGGAGAAGGCCGACGCCCTGCAGGCCGATGCCGAGCGCAAGCACACCGAGATCATGGCCACCATCACGCAGCAGCGCAGCGTGCTGGAGAGCCGGATCGAGCAGCTCAAGACCTTCGAGCGCGAATACCGTGTGCGCCTGAAGTCCTACCTGGAATCGCAGCTGGAGGAGCTCGAGAACCGTGGTTCCGCGGTCCCGGTCGATGGTGGCGAGTTCAGCGACAACGCCTCCGGCAACGGAGCACTCCTCAAGGGCGGCAAGTAG
- a CDS encoding YggT family protein, producing the protein MALFQVLNLLLFLFWLLLISRVIVEFIRSFARDWRPTGFVVIVLEAIFTITDPPVKLLRRLIPPVNLGGIRLDLSIMVLLFIVFILMTITGQQGQSLAQV; encoded by the coding sequence GTGGCCCTGTTCCAGGTGTTGAACCTCCTGCTGTTCCTCTTCTGGCTCCTGCTGATCAGCCGAGTCATCGTCGAGTTCATTCGCAGTTTCGCGCGGGACTGGCGGCCCACCGGGTTCGTCGTGATCGTCCTCGAGGCGATCTTCACGATCACAGACCCTCCGGTGAAACTCCTGAGGCGTTTGATACCCCCAGTGAATCTTGGGGGAATTAGGCTCGATCTGTCGATAATGGTCCTGCTTTTCATCGTCTTCATCTTGATGACGATCACGGGCCAGCAGGGGCAGTCGTTAGCTCAGGTGTGA
- a CDS encoding cell division protein SepF, with protein MSTLHKFKAYFGMVPLEDYEDDYVEDRGPRGATDERAPRRPRPYTERDYDRYEHERYDDEPGYASEPPPYKAPYKPAYSATSRRDEYSDEYADDRDRDRYEAPRRPTRIDTAPSSRTRSMGGSMGGGGGASMVRGTTRGALAVDPEAERRMEELRMEERRLEQQPPRPSAIFNDGGPLSKITTLRPRTYAEAAIIGERFRDGTPVIMDLVEMSNSDARRLVDFAAGLAFALRGSFDKVATKVFLLSPADVDVSAEERRKLAENGYYNQK; from the coding sequence ATGAGCACGCTGCACAAGTTCAAGGCGTACTTCGGCATGGTTCCGCTCGAGGACTACGAAGACGACTACGTCGAGGACCGCGGTCCCCGCGGCGCCACCGACGAACGTGCCCCGCGCCGGCCCCGGCCTTACACCGAGCGCGATTACGACCGGTACGAGCACGAGCGCTACGACGACGAGCCCGGGTACGCCTCGGAGCCGCCGCCCTACAAGGCGCCGTACAAGCCCGCCTACAGCGCCACCTCGCGCCGTGACGAGTACTCCGACGAATACGCGGACGACCGCGACCGCGACCGCTACGAGGCGCCGCGCCGCCCCACCCGCATCGACACCGCCCCGTCCAGCCGCACCCGGTCCATGGGCGGATCCATGGGTGGCGGCGGCGGTGCGTCCATGGTGCGCGGCACCACCCGCGGCGCCCTCGCCGTGGACCCGGAGGCCGAGCGGCGCATGGAAGAGCTGCGAATGGAAGAGCGCCGGCTGGAACAGCAGCCGCCGCGTCCGTCCGCGATCTTCAATGACGGAGGCCCCTTGTCCAAGATCACCACATTGCGCCCGCGCACCTACGCCGAAGCCGCCATCATCGGCGAGCGTTTCCGCGACGGGACCCCGGTGATCATGGATCTGGTGGAGATGAGCAACAGCGATGCCCGCCGCCTGGTGGATTTCGCGGCCGGTCTGGCCTTCGCGCTGCGTGGCTCCTTCGACAAGGTCGCCACCAAGGTCTTCCTGCTTTCCCCCGCCGACGTGGATGTTTCCGCCGAGGAGCGCCGCAAGCTGGCCGAAAACGGCTACTACAACCAGAAGTAA
- a CDS encoding YggS family pyridoxal phosphate-dependent enzyme: MTENLGAASNSAGSAVAAGAAGLTSAPDRVAQLSAALAALNTRIDAACEACGRARDTVRLLPVTKFHPASDIEILYGLGLREFGESREQEASDKVAQLRHLSQVRWEFIGRLQRNKAKSVATWANTVYSVDSDRLVTTLDAGVRAALETGERSAPLRVLIQVSLDADPTRGGVSDTAMLDLADQLEKSASLQLAGLMAIPPLDADPDDAFERLARMHASLLSAHPQASELSAGMSSDLEAAIRHGSTCVRVGTALMGARPITSA; the protein is encoded by the coding sequence ATGACCGAAAACCTGGGCGCGGCAAGCAATTCTGCGGGGTCCGCCGTCGCCGCGGGTGCGGCCGGACTCACATCCGCACCTGATCGGGTCGCGCAATTGTCGGCGGCGCTCGCCGCGCTGAATACACGCATCGATGCAGCGTGCGAGGCCTGCGGACGTGCCCGCGACACCGTGCGGCTGCTCCCGGTCACCAAGTTTCACCCGGCCTCGGATATCGAGATCCTCTATGGTCTGGGACTGCGCGAGTTCGGTGAATCGCGCGAACAAGAGGCTTCGGACAAGGTGGCGCAACTGCGCCATCTGTCGCAAGTGCGCTGGGAATTCATCGGCAGACTGCAGCGGAACAAGGCGAAATCCGTTGCCACCTGGGCAAATACGGTCTATTCGGTCGATAGCGACCGCTTGGTCACCACCCTTGACGCCGGGGTCCGCGCGGCCCTGGAAACGGGGGAGCGCAGTGCCCCGCTGCGCGTGCTGATTCAGGTCAGCCTGGATGCCGACCCCACCCGCGGAGGTGTCTCGGACACTGCCATGCTCGACCTCGCCGATCAGCTCGAAAAATCGGCATCACTGCAGCTGGCAGGCCTGATGGCGATCCCGCCGCTGGACGCCGATCCGGACGACGCGTTCGAGCGACTCGCCCGTATGCACGCTTCACTTTTGTCGGCACATCCCCAGGCCAGCGAGCTGTCGGCGGGCATGTCAAGTGATTTGGAGGCTGCAATCCGCCACGGATCCACCTGCGTGCGTGTCGGTACCGCTTTGATGGGCGCTCGACCGATAACCTCGGCGTAG
- the pgeF gene encoding peptidoglycan editing factor PgeF, translating to MTSTAQTFRTRRVVTSRAGGFSQAPYDSFNLGDHVGDDPEAVRRNRVRLAKSLGLPPENLVWMEQIHSRTVEIVDGPRPEAVPATDALVTTRRDLALVTLSADCVPVLLSDDEAGVIAAVHAGRIGARIGIVPKVLEAMVSVGARVERIGAFLGPAASGRQYEVPAAMRADVEKHLPGSATTTVRGTPGLDLRAGLRRQLLEAGVSGVAMDPRCTIEDKALFSHRRGAPTGRLAGVIWMSSEGIEE from the coding sequence ATGACTTCGACTGCGCAGACTTTTCGGACCAGGCGGGTGGTGACGTCGAGGGCGGGCGGGTTCTCACAGGCGCCGTACGACTCGTTCAATCTCGGTGATCATGTGGGGGACGATCCGGAGGCGGTGCGGCGCAATCGGGTTCGGCTCGCGAAGAGTCTCGGGCTGCCGCCGGAGAACCTCGTCTGGATGGAACAGATCCACTCCCGCACTGTCGAGATCGTGGACGGGCCGCGCCCGGAGGCGGTGCCTGCCACGGATGCGCTGGTGACGACTCGGCGCGATCTGGCGCTGGTGACACTGAGCGCCGACTGTGTGCCGGTGCTGCTGTCCGATGACGAGGCGGGGGTGATCGCCGCCGTGCACGCGGGGCGTATCGGCGCGCGCATCGGGATCGTGCCGAAGGTGCTCGAGGCGATGGTGTCGGTGGGCGCGCGCGTGGAACGGATCGGCGCCTTCCTGGGTCCGGCCGCAAGCGGTCGCCAGTACGAGGTGCCCGCGGCCATGCGCGCCGATGTGGAGAAGCATCTGCCCGGCAGCGCCACCACAACTGTCCGGGGCACCCCCGGCCTGGATCTGCGTGCCGGGCTCCGGCGGCAATTGCTGGAGGCGGGCGTGAGCGGTGTCGCCATGGACCCGCGCTGCACCATCGAGGACAAAGCACTGTTCAGCCACCGGCGCGGCGCGCCGACGGGACGACTCGCCGGTGTGATTTGGATGTCATCGGAGGGAATCGAAGAATGA
- the ftsZ gene encoding cell division protein FtsZ: MTPPHNYLAVIKVVGIGGGGVNAVNRMIEQGLKGVEFIAVNTDAQALLMSDADVKLDVGRELTRGLGAGADPEVGRKAAEDHKDEIEEVLKGADMVFVTAGEGGGTGTGGAPVVAGIARKLGALTIGVVTRPFSFEGKRRSNQAEAGIQALRESCDTLIVIPNDRLLQLGDAAVSLMDAFRSADEVLLNGVQGITDLITTPGLINVDFADVKSVMSGAGSALMGIGSARGEGRSVKAAESAINSPLLEASMDGAHGVLLSIAGGSDLGLFEINEAASLVQEAAHIEANIIFGTVIDDSLGDEVRVTVIAAGFDGSGPARRIEPAVGRTGTTSSSFGTARASAGEVTRASEFTSARAPEPAAPVRQEPAPVPVAQTPPSSGRGPAPSYESPRPSVDPTVAHNNRTHIQPPDADDDDVDVPSFMRR; encoded by the coding sequence ATGACGCCCCCGCACAACTACCTTGCGGTGATCAAGGTCGTCGGTATCGGCGGCGGCGGCGTGAATGCCGTCAACCGGATGATCGAACAGGGACTCAAGGGAGTCGAGTTCATCGCGGTCAACACCGACGCGCAGGCGCTGCTGATGAGTGATGCGGACGTCAAACTCGATGTCGGCCGCGAACTCACCCGCGGTCTGGGCGCCGGCGCCGATCCCGAGGTCGGCCGCAAGGCCGCCGAGGACCACAAGGACGAGATCGAAGAGGTGCTCAAGGGCGCCGACATGGTCTTCGTCACCGCCGGTGAAGGTGGTGGCACCGGAACCGGTGGCGCACCCGTCGTGGCCGGGATCGCCCGCAAGCTGGGCGCGCTCACCATCGGCGTTGTGACGCGGCCCTTCTCGTTCGAGGGCAAGCGCCGCAGCAATCAGGCCGAGGCGGGCATCCAGGCGCTGCGCGAATCCTGCGACACCCTCATCGTCATCCCCAACGACCGGCTGCTGCAGCTGGGCGATGCGGCGGTGAGCCTCATGGACGCCTTCCGCTCGGCGGATGAGGTGCTGCTCAACGGTGTTCAGGGCATTACCGATCTGATCACCACCCCGGGTCTGATCAATGTCGACTTCGCGGACGTCAAGTCCGTCATGTCCGGTGCGGGCAGTGCCCTCATGGGCATCGGCTCGGCCCGCGGTGAGGGCCGCTCGGTGAAGGCCGCCGAGTCGGCGATCAATTCGCCACTGCTCGAGGCATCCATGGACGGCGCGCACGGTGTGCTGCTCTCGATCGCGGGCGGCTCCGATCTCGGACTGTTCGAGATCAACGAGGCCGCCTCGCTGGTGCAGGAGGCCGCGCACATCGAGGCCAATATTATTTTCGGAACGGTCATCGACGACTCCCTCGGCGACGAGGTACGAGTGACGGTGATCGCCGCGGGTTTTGACGGTAGCGGCCCCGCCCGCCGCATCGAGCCCGCGGTAGGTCGCACCGGCACCACCTCTTCCTCCTTCGGCACGGCCCGTGCCTCCGCGGGAGAGGTGACTCGCGCCAGCGAATTCACCAGCGCGCGCGCCCCCGAACCGGCGGCCCCGGTGCGCCAGGAGCCGGCCCCGGTCCCCGTCGCCCAGACCCCGCCCTCCTCGGGCCGCGGCCCCGCCCCCTCCTACGAATCCCCGCGCCCCTCGGTCGATCCCACGGTCGCGCACAACAACCGCACCCACATCCAGCCCCCGGATGCCGACGACGATGACGTCGACGTCCCCTCCTTCATGCGCAGGTAG
- a CDS encoding cell division protein FtsQ/DivIB, which produces MRSGGGEGSVTDRTGDDRSDNAPADDDSAARAAARRARLRRGRTRGSRFAGHDGDSRLRQAWQSRRVRIGAAAGVVLLIALALTAWFSPIFSVRSVKIDGLHAVPEAQVLDALQVPDGLSMMRLDTTAMAQRVAQLPKVRSVRVQREFPSSVQVTVVERVPVLFFDAPDGPHLLDSDSVEFAIEPPPDTAPKLVTDHPGGNDPVTKAAVEVMSAVPPSLGVGQVVARSVSDIALQLRDGRTVLWGGAGDSQRKAAVAVPLLTQPGNVFDVSSPNLATVK; this is translated from the coding sequence ATGCGTTCGGGTGGGGGAGAGGGCAGCGTCACCGATCGGACCGGCGACGACCGCTCCGATAACGCTCCAGCCGACGATGATTCGGCCGCGCGGGCCGCTGCCCGGCGCGCTCGACTGCGGCGCGGCCGGACCCGCGGCAGCCGGTTCGCCGGCCACGACGGTGATTCCCGGCTGCGGCAGGCCTGGCAGTCCCGGCGGGTCCGCATCGGCGCGGCGGCGGGTGTCGTCCTGCTGATCGCACTGGCCCTCACGGCCTGGTTCTCACCGATCTTCTCGGTGCGCTCGGTCAAGATCGACGGTCTGCACGCGGTGCCGGAAGCCCAAGTGCTGGACGCACTCCAGGTGCCCGACGGGTTGTCCATGATGCGGCTCGACACCACCGCCATGGCCCAGCGGGTGGCGCAGCTGCCCAAGGTGCGCAGCGTGCGGGTGCAGCGCGAATTCCCGTCCAGCGTGCAGGTGACCGTGGTCGAGCGGGTTCCCGTGCTGTTCTTCGACGCTCCGGACGGACCGCACCTGCTCGATTCCGACAGTGTGGAATTCGCGATCGAACCGCCTCCGGACACCGCGCCCAAACTGGTGACCGACCATCCGGGCGGTAACGATCCGGTGACCAAGGCGGCAGTGGAGGTCATGTCCGCCGTCCCGCCGAGCCTCGGCGTGGGACAGGTTGTGGCCCGCTCGGTTTCGGATATTGCTCTCCAGTTGCGGGATGGGCGTACCGTGCTGTGGGGAGGGGCGGGCGATTCGCAGCGGAAGGCGGCGGTGGCCGTCCCGCTGCTCACCCAGCCCGGCAACGTGTTCGATGTTTCGAGTCCGAATCTGGCCACGGTAAAGTGA
- the murC gene encoding UDP-N-acetylmuramate--L-alanine ligase, translating into MIGIGGAGMSGIARILLSRGGMVSGSDAKESRGVLALRARGAQVRIGHDAGALDLLPGGPTAVVTTYAAIPKTNPELVEAHRRGLPVLLRPAVLAELMQGHKTLLVSGTHGKTSTTSMLVVALQHTGADPSFAVGGELNESGTNAHHGTGGIFVAEADESDASLLQYAPDVAVVTNIESDHLDYFGTDEAYTQVFDDFADRLQPGGQLIVCLDDAGSLGLAQRTLARLGDNPRGIEVIGYGSGDFTAPGLTIGAQLLSWEPRDIGGVAVFQLSDEPAARTLRLSVPGRHMALNALGALLAARAAGADMGEIIQGLEGFGGVHRRFQLTGRENGVRVFDDYAHHPTEVRAVLSAAAELVAQEARDGARSRPGRVIVVFQPHLYSRTATFATEFGTALSLADEVVVLDVYGAREEPLPGVNGALVANAVTKPVHYQPDMSRVGRQVAALARPGDVVITMGAGDVTMLGGQILDGLRARPSHGR; encoded by the coding sequence ATGATCGGCATCGGCGGCGCCGGGATGTCCGGCATCGCGCGGATCCTGCTCTCGCGCGGCGGCATGGTGTCCGGTTCGGACGCCAAGGAGAGCCGGGGCGTGCTCGCGCTGCGGGCCCGCGGCGCCCAGGTGCGCATCGGCCACGACGCCGGAGCCCTGGACCTGCTGCCCGGCGGCCCGACCGCCGTGGTGACCACCTACGCCGCCATTCCCAAGACCAATCCCGAACTGGTGGAAGCACATCGGCGCGGTCTGCCGGTGCTGCTGCGCCCGGCGGTGCTGGCCGAGCTCATGCAGGGCCACAAGACCCTGCTGGTCTCCGGCACCCACGGTAAGACCTCCACCACGTCCATGCTGGTGGTGGCGCTGCAGCACACCGGCGCGGACCCGTCCTTCGCGGTCGGCGGCGAACTGAACGAATCGGGCACCAATGCCCACCACGGCACCGGCGGCATCTTCGTGGCCGAGGCCGATGAGAGCGACGCCTCGCTGCTGCAGTACGCACCGGATGTCGCGGTGGTCACCAATATCGAATCCGACCACCTGGACTACTTCGGCACCGATGAGGCCTACACCCAGGTCTTCGACGATTTCGCGGACCGCCTGCAGCCCGGCGGCCAGCTGATCGTCTGCCTCGACGACGCGGGTTCGCTCGGCCTGGCCCAGCGCACCCTCGCGCGGCTCGGCGACAATCCGCGCGGTATCGAGGTGATCGGTTACGGCTCGGGCGATTTCACCGCCCCCGGACTGACCATCGGCGCACAGCTGCTGTCCTGGGAGCCGCGCGATATCGGCGGTGTCGCGGTCTTCCAGCTCTCCGACGAACCGGCCGCCCGCACCCTGCGGCTCTCGGTGCCCGGTCGCCATATGGCGCTGAACGCGCTGGGCGCGCTGCTGGCCGCCCGCGCCGCCGGCGCCGATATGGGCGAAATCATCCAGGGCCTGGAGGGTTTCGGCGGTGTGCACCGGCGCTTCCAGCTCACGGGCCGGGAGAACGGCGTGCGCGTCTTCGACGACTACGCCCACCATCCGACCGAGGTGCGCGCGGTGCTGAGCGCCGCCGCGGAGCTGGTGGCGCAGGAGGCCCGCGACGGCGCCCGCTCGCGCCCGGGCCGGGTCATCGTGGTCTTCCAGCCGCACTTGTACAGCCGCACCGCCACTTTCGCGACCGAGTTCGGCACCGCGCTGTCGCTCGCGGACGAGGTCGTGGTGCTCGATGTGTACGGTGCGCGGGAAGAGCCGCTACCCGGGGTGAACGGTGCGCTGGTGGCCAATGCCGTCACCAAACCCGTGCACTACCAGCCGGATATGTCGCGGGTGGGCCGCCAGGTGGCAGCCCTCGCGCGGCCCGGCGATGTGGTGATCACCATGGGCGCGGGCGATGTGACCATGCTGGGCGGCCAGATTCTCGACGGGCTGCGCGCACGACCCTCGCACGGGCGGTGA